A window of Acidobacteriota bacterium genomic DNA:
TCGCCGGCCGCCCTCATCGCCCCCGCACGCGACACGGGCAACATGACGCTGCGCCCGTATTCGGTGGTGCGTGAAGTGCTGCTCGACGAGGCCACGAACAGGGCTCGCGGTGTCCGCGTGATCGACGCGCAGACCAAGGAAGTGATGGACTTCACCGCGCGCGTGGTGGTGCTCGGCGCGGGCACGCTCGACAGCACGCGCATCCTGCTCAACTCGAAGACCGGACGCTATCCGAACGGCCTGGCCAACACGAACGACATCCTCGGACGCTATCTGAGCGAGCACATCATGGGCGTGCGGGGCAGCGGCATCATCCCGCAGCGCGTCGGCAAGGCGCCCACGATCGACGATGCGCGCGCGGTGGGCCCGTACGTGCCACGCTTCCGCAACATCGGCGACGACAAGCGGAAGGACTTCATCCGCGGCTATCACTTCCAGGGCGGCGGCGGATCGGGCGAGTATCCGAGCAACGCGCAGGGCACGCCGGGTTTCGGGTCGGCGTTCAAGAGCGCGGTGCGCAAGTATTATCCGGCGCCCATCTCGTTCGGCGGGTTCGGCGAAGTGCTGCCGCGCCACGAGAATCGCGTGCTGCTCGACGACACGGTGGTCGACGCGTGGGGCATCCCCGTCCTGAAGTTCGACTACCGCTTCGGCGACAACGAGATGAAGATGGTGGCCGACATGGCCGACTCGATCGAGGAGATGTTCCGCGCCGCGGGCGCGGAGGACATCCGCATCGGTCGCGAGCCGCTGCCGACCGGGTGGTCGATCCACGAGATCGGCACGGCGCGCATGGGCACCGACCCGAAGACCTCGTACTCGGACGCCTGGTGCCGTCCGCACGGCATCGACAACGTGTTCCTCGCCGACGCCGCGCCGTACGTCTCGGGCGGTACGCAGAACACCACGTGGACCATCCTCGCCATGTGCTGGCGCACGATGGACTACGTGAAGGAACAGATGCGGGCCGGGAATCTGTAAGCCACGAGCATCAGGAGTCTTCGTGAAGAGAATCGGGATGGGATTGGTCGGGGTGGGGTTCATCGGACCCCATCACCTCGAAGCGGTGCGACGACTGGGGTTCGTCGACGTGGTGGGCGTGGCCGACTCGAGCGAGGCGTCGGCGCGCAGGAAGGCCGATGCGCTCGGCGTGCCGAAGGCGTACGCGAGCTATGAGGCGCTCGTCGCCGACCCTGACATCCATGTCGTGCACAACACGACGCCCAACGCGCTGCACTATCCGGTGACGATGGCTGCCATCAAGGCGGGCAAGCACGTGGTGTCGGACAAGCCGCTGGCGATGACCTCGGCGCAGGCGCGCGAGCTGCTCGACGCGGCGACCGCGGCGGGCGTGGTGCACGCGGTGACGTTCAACTACCGCGGCAACCCGCTCGTGCAGCAGGCGCGCGTGATGGTGGAGAAGGGCGAGATCGGCGTCCCGCGTTTCATCCACGGTCGCTACCTGCAGGACTGGCTGCTCTACGACACCGACTACAGCTGGCGGCTGGAACCAGAGAAGGGCGGCGAGTCGTCGGCCATGGGCGACATCGGCTCGCACTGGTGCGATCTGGCGCAGCACGTTTCGGGGCTGCGCATCACGCACGTGCTCGCCGATCTCGCGACGGTGATTCCCGTGCGCAAGCGTCCGCTCGGATCGCGCAACGCGTTCGCCAGGGGGAGCGCCGACGATCAGGTCGAGCTCGTGGACATCAAGGTCGAGGATCTCTGCTCCGTGCTCGTGCGGTTCGAGGGCGGCGTGAGAGGCGCGTTCTCGGTGGGCCAGATCTGCGCGGGCCACAAGAACGACCTCATGCTCGAAGTGAACGGCGCCGCGGCGTCGCTGCGCTGGCATCAGGAGCAGCAGAACGAGCTCTGGATCGGGCACCGCAGTTCCGGCAACGTGATCCTCCAGAAGGATCCGTCGCTGATGGATCCGTCGGTGGCCGGCATGGCGAAGCTGCCCGGCGGTCATCAGGAGGCGTGGCCCGACGCGTTCCGCAACATCCTCGCCGCGGCGTACGAGCACATCGCCGAAGGCCGTCCGATGTCCGAGGCGTCGCCGATGATGGCCACCTTCCGTGACGGCTGGCGCGCCAACGCGATCATCGATGCCGTGCTGACCAGTCATCGGAACGGCAATGTGTGGACGGAGGTTCCCTCATGAAGCTCGGTGTGTTCACGGCCCTGTTTGCGGGGCTGACGCTGGATCAGGTCATCGAGAAGGTCACGGCCGCGGGGCTCGACGCCGTGGAGATCGGCACCGGGGCGTATCCCGGCGCGGCGCACATCGACGTCGATGGCCTGCTGGCCAGCAAGGCGAAGGTGAAGGCCTATCGCCAGAAGCTGAGCGACGCGGGGCTCGTCATCTCGGCGTTGTCGTGCCACGGGAACCCGCTGCATCCCGACAAGGCGTTCGCCAGGTCGCACGACGAGGTGTTCCGCAAGACGATTCGCCTGGCCGAGGCGCTCGGCGTGGGCGTGGTGAACACGTTCTCGGGCTGCCCGGGCGACAGCGACGCGAGCAAGGGGCCCAACTGGGTCACGTGCGCGTGGCCGCCCGACTACCTCGCGGTCCTCGACTGGCAGTGGGAAAAGAAGGTCATTCCTTACTGGACGAAGGCGGCGAAGTTCGCCAGGGACCACGGCGTGCGCGTGGCGCTCGAATCGCATCCCGGTTTCGTGGTCTACAACGTCGAGACCGCGCAGAAGCTGCGCGCGGCCGTCGGCACGCAGATCGGCGTGAACTTCGATCCGAGCCACCTGTTCTGGCAGGGCGTCGACGTCCCTGCCGCCGTGCGCGCGCTGGGCGACGCGATCTTCCACTTCCACGCCAAGGACGTTGCACTCGACCGCGACAACGTCCGCATCAACGGCGTGATCGACGCCAAGTCCTACACCCGCATGACCGAGCGGTCGTGGCTCTTCCGCACGGTGGGCTGGGGACACGGCGCCATCGACTGGGCGGAGATCATCTCGGCGCTGCGTCTGGTCGGCTACGACCACGTCGTCAGCATCGAACATGAGGATGCCCTGGCGTCGGTCGACGAAGGCCTGGCCAACGCCGTGCGCTTCCTGCGCCCGCTCATCCTGAAGGAGCAGCCCGCCGAGGCGTGGTGGGTCTAGCCCGCATCGGTTTCTTGGTTTGACGACTCCGATAAGTCGGATCCGTCGGAAGTGGAGAAACCAATTTTGCGACTCTGATGGCGACGAGTCGCCGCTCGCTGGCGGCGGGGCCCGAAGGTCTCGCCGCCCGAGCATCTCCATCTTCATGCGCGCCACATTTGACACGCCTGCGTGCGGGTGGTACGGTCGCTGCCAATCCAACCCTGCCAGTAAGGTACTGAATTGGTATGACCAAATGCGTCGAAGACCAATCCAAGAAACCGTGTGACATTGCGGCGGCAGAGCTCGTGGTGCGGCACGTCAGGGATCGCATCGACCGCGGCGACATCGGCCCGGGCGACAGACTGCCCGCCGAGCGTGAACTGGCGTTGCAGGTCGGGGTGAGCCGCCCGAGCGTCCGGGCGGGGCTGCGCGCGCTCGCGGCCATGGGCGTGGTGCAGTCGCGCCACGGTGCCGGCACCTTCATTCGGGGCGGCCCGCCGTCGCTCGGCAGCGAGCCGCTCAGCTTCCTGGCAGCACTCCACCGTTTTTCGCGCGACGAGATGTTCGAGGCGCGGCGCATCCTCGAGGTCGGCGTGGCGGGACTCGCGGCCGAACGTGCCACGGGCGATCAGCTCGCATCGATCTCGGAAGAGATCACGGAGATGTACGCGTCGATGGACGACCCGCAGGAGTTCCTCCTGCACGACATCCGCTTCCATCGCGCCGTGGCCGCGGCTGCCGCCAATCCGATCCTGGCCTCCCTTGTCGAGATGGTGTCGGAATTGTTCTACGAGCAACGCCGCCGTACCGCCAACAGGGCGAGCGATCTCAAGGAAGCCGCCGAACACCATCGCGCGATCTACAACGCCCTGCGCAGCCACGACGCCGACCGAGCCCGTCAGGCCATGGACGCGCACCTGTCAGCCGCGCGTGAGCGGCAGCAGGATGAGGCGGGGAGAATGGCGGGAATTGCCGGAATGTCAGAATTGCAGACCTTCGAGGTCGTCCGCGTCAGAGCAGCGGCGGGGAAGTGATTCTCGAATCGTGAAATCGTGAAATCGTCCTGATATAGGATTGCCACCCTCGACATGTTCCAAGGATTCGATCTGAGTGGTCGCGTCGCCGTGGTGATAGGCGGCACGTCGGGTATCGGCAAGGCACTGGCGCACGGGCTCGCTGAAGCGGGAGCCGATGTCGTGGCCACGGGACGACGGCAGGCATTCGTCGACCAGGTGGCCGGTGAGATCGAGGCGTCGGGGAGGCGC
This region includes:
- a CDS encoding Gfo/Idh/MocA family oxidoreductase, with amino-acid sequence MGLVGVGFIGPHHLEAVRRLGFVDVVGVADSSEASARRKADALGVPKAYASYEALVADPDIHVVHNTTPNALHYPVTMAAIKAGKHVVSDKPLAMTSAQARELLDAATAAGVVHAVTFNYRGNPLVQQARVMVEKGEIGVPRFIHGRYLQDWLLYDTDYSWRLEPEKGGESSAMGDIGSHWCDLAQHVSGLRITHVLADLATVIPVRKRPLGSRNAFARGSADDQVELVDIKVEDLCSVLVRFEGGVRGAFSVGQICAGHKNDLMLEVNGAAASLRWHQEQQNELWIGHRSSGNVILQKDPSLMDPSVAGMAKLPGGHQEAWPDAFRNILAAAYEHIAEGRPMSEASPMMATFRDGWRANAIIDAVLTSHRNGNVWTEVPS
- a CDS encoding FadR family transcriptional regulator, which translates into the protein MTKCVEDQSKKPCDIAAAELVVRHVRDRIDRGDIGPGDRLPAERELALQVGVSRPSVRAGLRALAAMGVVQSRHGAGTFIRGGPPSLGSEPLSFLAALHRFSRDEMFEARRILEVGVAGLAAERATGDQLASISEEITEMYASMDDPQEFLLHDIRFHRAVAAAAANPILASLVEMVSELFYEQRRRTANRASDLKEAAEHHRAIYNALRSHDADRARQAMDAHLSAARERQQDEAGRMAGIAGMSELQTFEVVRVRAAAGK
- a CDS encoding sugar phosphate isomerase/epimerase, whose amino-acid sequence is MKLGVFTALFAGLTLDQVIEKVTAAGLDAVEIGTGAYPGAAHIDVDGLLASKAKVKAYRQKLSDAGLVISALSCHGNPLHPDKAFARSHDEVFRKTIRLAEALGVGVVNTFSGCPGDSDASKGPNWVTCAWPPDYLAVLDWQWEKKVIPYWTKAAKFARDHGVRVALESHPGFVVYNVETAQKLRAAVGTQIGVNFDPSHLFWQGVDVPAAVRALGDAIFHFHAKDVALDRDNVRINGVIDAKSYTRMTERSWLFRTVGWGHGAIDWAEIISALRLVGYDHVVSIEHEDALASVDEGLANAVRFLRPLILKEQPAEAWWV
- a CDS encoding GMC family oxidoreductase, producing the protein MQRQSANARPQQPDLSLDIDLSAVLAESRDLSTKITPDAGPWDVIVVGSGAAGGMAAFQLATAGIKVLVLEAGRMLDYQKEYRTMEWPYQSLRRHRMPPDMHGLNVAEYNFVDRPYGNHPQFEKYRKLTSYAGNTFTRNWVVDEKDNPITGTPYAWVRARILGGKTNFWGRGALRYGPYEFKAASLDGYDVDWPIGYEDVKPYYDKVDELLGCSGSIEGLDQVPDGVFQTPSKLNCTETVFRNGIAKLGRKLIPGRAGVTTDGLLNNKYRLRCMRRGRCGRGCEINAAFHSPAALIAPARDTGNMTLRPYSVVREVLLDEATNRARGVRVIDAQTKEVMDFTARVVVLGAGTLDSTRILLNSKTGRYPNGLANTNDILGRYLSEHIMGVRGSGIIPQRVGKAPTIDDARAVGPYVPRFRNIGDDKRKDFIRGYHFQGGGGSGEYPSNAQGTPGFGSAFKSAVRKYYPAPISFGGFGEVLPRHENRVLLDDTVVDAWGIPVLKFDYRFGDNEMKMVADMADSIEEMFRAAGAEDIRIGREPLPTGWSIHEIGTARMGTDPKTSYSDAWCRPHGIDNVFLADAAPYVSGGTQNTTWTILAMCWRTMDYVKEQMRAGNL